In Sorghum bicolor cultivar BTx623 chromosome 10, Sorghum_bicolor_NCBIv3, whole genome shotgun sequence, one genomic interval encodes:
- the LOC8079300 gene encoding histone deacetylase 2, with the protein MASSSSPAPTLAGEALRQKRILSSKLYLEVPSSKAPVVYSPAYDISFLGLEKLHPFDSAKWGRICRYLTREGYLDKKRMVDPLEACKEDLLVVHTEAYLNSLKSSFRVSNIVEVPPVSLVPNWIVHKKLLYPFRKQVGGSILSAKLALERGWAINVGGGFHHCSADEGGGFCAYADISLCIQFAFARLNISSVLIIDLDAHQGNGHEKDFANDGRVYIFDMYNAGIYPFDFTAKQYIDQKVELASGTETDEYLEQLDKALEVCNSRFQPQLIVYNAGTDILDGDPLGRLKVSPEGVVTRDEKVFTFAKDQNIPLLMLTSGGYMKSSARVIADSIINLSNKNLIGLGSELG; encoded by the exons atggcctcctcctcctcaccgGCGCCCACCCTGGCCGGGGAGGCTCTACGCCAGAAACGCATCCTCTCCAGCAAGCTCTACCTCGAGGTCCCCTCCTCCAAG GCGCCGGTGGTGTACTCGCCGGCATACGACATCTCCTTCCTCGGGCTTGAGAAGCT GCACCCGTTTGATTCCGCCAAATGGGGCCGCATCTGCAGGTACCTCACCAGGGAAGGGTACCTGGACAAGAAACGGATGGTGGATCCATTGGAAGCCTGCAAGGAGGATTTGCTAGTG GTGCACACAGAGGCGTATCTGAACAGTCTCAAAAGCAGCTTCAGAGTTTCCAACATTGTAGAG GTCCCTCCTGTCTCGCTTGTCCCTAATTGGATTGTGCACAAGAAGCTATTATACCCCTTCCGGAAGCAG GTGGGTGGGTCCATTTTATCAGCCAAACTTGCGCTTGAGAGAGGATGGGCCATTAATGTTGGTGGAGGATTTCACCATTGTTCGGCAGATGAAGGGGGTGGATTTTGTGCATATGCTGACATCTCTCTCTGCATCCAGTTTGCTTTTGCCCGTCTAAATATCTCAAG TGTATTGATCATAGACCTGGATGCCCACCAAGGAAATGGACACGAAAAAGATTTTGCTAATGATG GAAGGGTTTACATTTTTGACATGTACAATGCTGGAATTTATCCCTTT GATTTCACTGCTAAGCAATACATTGATCAAAAAGTAGAATTAGCT AGTGGAACAGAAACAGATGAATACTTGGAGCAACTTGACAAGGCTCTTGAG GTCTGCAATAGTAGATTTCAGCCCCAGTTGATTGTTTACAATGCTGGAACAGACATCCTGGATGGTGATCCGTTGGGCAGATTGAAG GTAAGTCCTGAGGGTGTGGTTACCAGAGACGAGAAGGTATTTACGTTCGCAAAAGATCAAAACATTCCTCTGCTGATGCTGACATCAG GAGGCTACATGAAGTCAAGTGCTCGAGTAATAGCTGATTCGATCATCAATCTGTCCAACAAAAACTTGATAGGATTAGGCAGCGAGCTGGGTTGA
- the LOC8079301 gene encoding elongation factor 1-gamma 3, whose product MALVLHSGAGNKNAFKALIAAEYSGVKVELTKDFEMGVSNKTPEFLKMNPLGKVPVLETPDGAVFESNAIARYVARLKDDNPLFGSSRIEQAHVEQWVDFAATEVDPGVAWYLYPRLGFIPYAHTTEETAIASLKRSLGALNTHLASNTYLVGHSVTLADIVLTCNLYHGIARILTKSFTSDFPHVERYFWTMVNQPNFKKVIGEVKQAESVPPVQKKAAPPKEPKAKDVKKEAPKEAPKPKVVEAPAEEEAPKPKPKNPLDLLPPSKMVLDDWKRLYSNTKTNFREVAIKGFWDMYDPEGYSLWFCDYKYNDENTVSFVTLNKVGGFLQRMDLARKYAFGKMLVIGSEAPFKLKGLWLFRGQEVPKFVMDEVYDMELYEWTKVDISDEAQKERVNAMIEDQEPFEGEALLDAKCFK is encoded by the exons ATGGCGCTC GTATTGCATTCTGGGGCTGGAAACAAGAATGCCTTCAAGGCACTTATTGCTGCAGAATACAGTGGGGTCAAGGTCGAGTTGACCAAGGATTTTGAGATGGGTGTCTCCAACAAGACCCCTGAATTTCTTAAGATGAACCCCCTTGGGAAG GTTCCTGTTCTGGAGACTCCTGATGGCGCTGTTTTTGAGAGTAATGCTATTGCACGCTATG TTGCTCGTTTGAAGGATGACAACCCTCTTTTTGGGTCTTCCCGTATTGAACAA GCCCATGTTGAGCAATGGGTGGACTTTGCTGCAACAGAAGTTGATCCTGGTGTTGCATGGTACTTGTATCCAAGGCTTGGGTTTATCCCTTATGCTCACACA ACCGAGGAAACAGCTATTGCTTCATTGAAGAGATCGCTTGGTGCTCTGAACACACACCTTGCCTCAAACACATACCTTGTTGGGCATTCTGTTACTCTAGCTGACATTGTATTGACATGCAACCTCTACCATGGAATTGCACGGATCTTGACCAAGAGCTTCACTTCTGATTTCCCTCATGTCGAGAGGTATTTCTGGACCATGGTTAACCAGCCTAACTTCAAGAAGGTCATTGGTGAGGTCAAGCAGGCAGAGTCTGTACCTCCTGTTCAGAAAAAGGCCGCTCCTCCTAAGGAGCCTAAGGCAAAGGATGTCAAGAAAGAAGCCCCAAAGGAGGCCCCCAAGCCAAAGGTGGTTGAGGCACCAGCAGAAGAGGAAGCAccaaagccaaagccaaagaatcctcttgacttgctgccaccaagcaagatggtCCTTGATGACTGGAAGAGGCTATACTCAAACACAAAGACCAACTTCCGGGAGGTTGCCATCAAAG GTTTCTGGGACATGTACGACCCAGAGGGCTACTCTCTGTGGTTCTGTGACTACAAGTACAACGATGAGAACACGGTGTCCTTTGTGACCCTGAACAAGGTTGGTGGGTTCCTGCAGCGGATGGACCTGGCTCGCAAGTATGCCTTTGGGAAGATGCTCGTGATAGGCTCTGAGGCACCCTTCAAGTTGAAGGGCCTTTGGCTCTTCCGTGGCCAGGAGGTTCCCAAGTTTGTAATGGATGAGGTCTATGACATGGAGCTCTACGAGTGGACCAAGGTGGACATCTCTGATGAGGCCCAGAAGGAGCGTGTCAATGCTATGATTGAGGACCAGGAGCCCTTTGAGGGTGAGGCCTTGCTTGACGCGAAATGCTTCAAGTGA